One Marasmius oreades isolate 03SP1 chromosome 7, whole genome shotgun sequence genomic window, AAGGGTAATAAACATACTCccgggaagaagaaaagtcaACGGAGTCGAAGGTCTCCTGCCACCCCTCCTTTGGCTGCTGATGACTCGGACCAAGAGGACGAGTTCAAAGAACCCTTAGTAGACAGGGAAGAACCATCACCACTTGCTGTCAGTTTGAGACCCCGACCGAAGCCCAAACCTACCTATCGTACCGCTGATCATGAAGCGGAATGAATATGGCATCGGACCTTTTCGTTTTATGTTCCATCTTACGGTGTCCCGTAGATTTTCTCCACATGATCTCACAATCAAAGGGATAGATATATCAAGTATGTCTATTTGTCCATTTGCATGTAGAAAATATCAGGACTCTGAGCCTGGGAACGACAGTCTATTCCATTCCTGGTCTCTGTACTAGTAATCCCACCCCAGATCTCCAAAGGCACGAGTGATTGATCAAGGGACCTTCCGACTCGGATTCATTAGTATAGCGCGACCGGTCGTATTTGAAGGATACCTGGGGCCCGAACATTTGAACGTTCAAATTCCGAACGGGAAGCTCATCACCATGCTGTGTTCGCGGACACACCTATGTACTAAAAATCGAGATGAAGTAAACACTCCTGAACCGTCAAAAGTGATGCCCGTGAAAGATGAGGCGGCCGCTATAAACTGTGATGGAGTGACGAATCGGCGACATTAATATGACGAATGGGACATTTGCAATGAGATATGGATACTAGTCGAGCGCTGACAATCATTGTGGTTCAGAAGCGGATGTCCATTGGCTTTGCAATTGGCCGATGTTTCTCCTTCGTGCTCTGCTTTTTTTCGATTCAAGGACATCACATAGATGGGGAAAGCCGGTAGTTCATTCGTGAAGTACAGAAGCATGTCTACTGTTCGGAAGTCTCATCTGCCATCCTAGCCTGCATTAGGATGTCAGTGTAAATTAgctgaaggaaaaggaagaacGAACTCTATTCTCCTCAAGGCCTCCCAGCTCCTTTACCAGCCCTCCATAAGGGTATGTTCTCCGGACAAAATGTGGTTCTGGCGTTCCGTAGGTTTTAATGTAAAGGAAAACGCCTGTAAAACCGAGCAATGCCATAGTGAATCGTTTCAGAGCGACATTAGGGTCGATGGCGGGAATATCCGGGGACCACATCGAGTACAGCTCTTCTTGTTCGTGTAACTGGTGAAACGTTGTGAGGCGCGACTACTTAGATGTCTGAGCCATGAAGACTAACTGGATCACCATAGTTTCTCCTCATCTGGTTGTCTTGCCATCCGGTTGGACGAAGGTACTGGTGATTAATGGGGGGTACATCTGGATATTCGGTCAAAACTTCTGGCTCAACATTGAGCTCCCCTTCTGCTGTAGAGGTAGCGCTTTTCGTTGCAAGATAACGAGGCCGTGTTGCAAGGAGAGACCTGTGTGTGGCACGCAGGATAGCAGGATGCATCTAGGTCAGTTATGGAGAATTGGCTGGGGCTGCCTTCAGGCGTGGACACGTGGGAGGGAGGTAAGAATTACGAAATGTTACTGTATGTTTCTTGACTGGAAGACCCTTTGGGGTTCTCAGCAGAATGTTCGCGGCCATCATGCATACTATTCATATATTCTGAATCTCGGTTCTATTCACGTATATCTCTGCagcttcttcctcttttttCTACATCATCACCCGCCCATGGCCTCAACTCTTGCACAGAAGGATGTAGAGGCTTTACTTCTCAAGGAAAGGGTCTTTAGAAGGAGGCCCGGAGAAGTCCCATATCCTCTGAATTATTCGAAGCAAATGGTCAACTAGTGAGTCGCGTCTCTTAATGCAACCAAATCTATTTAATCTTTTTCGCAGTGATCATTGGGACCATATGTGGTATGGTTACGCTGCGTGATCTGCATCTTTCTCTCTTACCGACGGAATGTGTCCGTCTAGGCTTTCGAGCTGTTTTAAGGGCTTGACTCTGCATCAGTTTGAGACGTCTCCAAAATTTGTATTGGATCTGGGATGCGGGAGTGGACTGTGGGCGATAGAGGCAGCGAGGAAGTGGACGGTATGCACCCTCTTATGGTTTGTTTCGTGCCGTTTATCAACTTATCAATATCACAGGACAGCACTGTCATCGGCATTGACATCAGACGTATACAGCCCAGAATCCATGGAATAGATCAGTGCAATGACTTGGCTGGTCGACTGAATTGGATACAGGGCAATATGTATGTCTAATTCCTCTCATTTACGTGTCTTTGGGTTTCTTATAATCGTCAATTAGCCTTGACGGTCTTCACTTTCCACCAGACTATTTTGATCTAGTTCGGATTGCTCGGATAGGTCTTGGTGTTCCGGAGGACGAAGTAAGTACTTTGGATATATGTATTCTTATGCTCCTCGCTCATGGAAACAATAGTGGCAGTTCGTACTGGAGGTACTGAGACTGATTAATCACCAGTGACGACACGCGTTCCTGACTTGTTATTTTTTACTCAGGAAGTTCTGCGTGTGATGAAACCAGGGGCAGTGCTGGAAGTACGTTATACGCATCTTCATCCACAAGGTCCTCATCTGAATCATTCATCCCCAAAGATCATAGAAGAAGACTTGATTTTTCCTTCAGGCGAATTTtcacgaccacgaccacaGCCGGCTCCCTTGAACATTGATCTCCCAATAATCGACTCGTTTCCCTCTGGGAGTGTTTCCGCCAGAAGTTCTATAACCTCTTCCAATCCTTGGATATCCAGTCAAGACGATCTATCTCTCGAAAGCTCGACTAAAAAACCTAATCTATCGCCACTGCAGGAGTCacccacctccacctcttcACCTCCGTCAACCTATTCCACTTCTAAGTCACCGCTCTCCTCACGGTCTTATAGCTACATTCTACCTCCCACCCCGATACCCACATTTGCGTACCAAAGTCATCCTCAAGATCACTCAAGACTAAAATCGGCTTGGGAAGCGATGCTTTCTCATAGGTTTTTAGCCTCTCAACTTGTCACTGTCCTCCCTTTTTATCTTTCATCATGCTTTACTGATGTCAAAACGCATGCACCGTTAAACATACCACTGCCGCCCAATTCACCTGGTTCACGACTTCCAAGAATTCGCGACTCGGGAACATTCGATCTCGAAAGTCATTTTAAACTTCATGCTACAGCGAGTCGCCATTCGGATTCTGAAGAACACGCAAGTCGCGATTCCTGCACCTCTCAATCCCGGAAATCTGCGTCGAACTGGGCTTCTATGCATTTGGCGAGAGCTGTTCAAATGGTAGTAGGCTGTAAAGAGGCGATATGGGTTGAGTACGAAAGGATGTATAGCCCAGACCTACCACCGGTCACCACTGGCCGTCGTAAAGACGGGCGCTATCAGGTTTCCAACAAATCCATAGCAAAAGAAAGCTTTGATTGGGCATGGGCGAACTGGGAAAGGTACGTGGTCTTCTCACCGGGCTTAGCTATTCCTTCAATTCAAGTGCCGAACAGCGACATGATGGATCGCATTGGAATGCGAGAGCATCTTGCCTCGGAGCTTACATGGCCCGAGGCACCAGGTGAACGACCAGATTGGCGAGTTTGGAGGAACTCCGTTGACATGAAACCCGTCGACGAAATGAAGGCACGAAAGGACTTGTGTAGATCACTGCGCGGGTTCGTCGCGCGGAAACCCCACTGATATACCTCTCACCCCTATTCTTGAATTCGACTCTGGAAGCCATACAAGGACCAACATCACCTTCAGTTTAAGGATATCTACTTTGCTCCATCTATCGTTAGGCATTTGCACGCCTTCCACTGCCAGTATCAGCATGGATCAGGTATAATTGTAATCTCTAGTGTCTATATACATAACGTAGATAATTTTACACCCTTATTGTAGGTCCTCCGGTTGCGTACTGTACTACATGAATCTACACTTATATCGGGAACCCCGTACATGTACAGTAACGGACGGAAAAATATTCGAGATAAAACACACAGCGGCTTCGTTGTATGGAGGTAAGTAGCTTCCGGCGATGGCGCACTAGCTAGTCCACAAAATTGATGATATGGAGATCGGGTGAGTCGCAAGGTTGACATCTGTGCAATAAGTCGGAGCGATGCATTTCACCCACAGCTTTGGGATACGGTGTTTTATATTTGATGGGCAAGCAAGCTACGATGTACAGTACAAGGCCAGTGGGTGTGTATTTCTTGATATCAAGACATGTTCAGATGTGCGCTGCTGTCCACCCTCTGGGCAGGACTGAGGATTATACTTGGGGAGGAGAAAGACGGCTGGACGGTGGCCCATTCTTGACAGACTTGGAATGTACGTACAAATTTGAAAGATCATACAAATCAATATATAGGTAATAAGTTAGGGATCCAGCGAAGTATTGCTACCATTGCTGAGATGTTCCTGGGCCAGCCCGGTCTTCACTTTCAGGTGGCGTTGCTGGCTGGTCATCGTCTTGGGATTGCACTGAGGATGACCGTTGAACAGGGGCAGCCACTGAATATTCTGGTCGAGACGTTCAGCCATCATGGTCCAGCCCAAGGGACAAAACCAAACAATGGGGCAGATAGAATGAGTCACTCACCTGAGCAattgttgccaagcagtgGTGTTCAAGGATGTCTACAAAAACCTCCGAGCCCCTGACGTATAGCTGCCCATTGAAGGCATATAGTACCATACATTGATATAGTGTTGTCACAAGGAGGAGAGGGGGGATCATAAACACAACAGCTACCATCTTCATAATGAGACTTTTTGTAGAATTGGAAACGATTCATAAAGCGGAGTTGACGCAGTGAGGAGTTTCTCGTTGGAGTGCATGGGTTCCGAAGGTGGTAGAATGAGGATAAAACAAACTGAAATGGAGAGTAGTCAGGGTCCATAACCGACGACTGTCATGAAAAAATACAAACGTATCTGTATAGCTGTGCAGGTCAACACGGCGACATAGACCATTGACGGGTGACGAGTTGAAGCCCAGGAACATAGGGGTGCACTACAGCGAGCGCATAGAGAAGGTGCAGAGCGAGTAGAATAGTCTCCAGTATCTGACAGATGGGAAGTAAGGTGTTATAAAGTATGAGGAAACCTTGAATGAGGAAAAAGGCGAGAGCCACAATCCCAGTGGCGTAACGACTTATGTCGGCGGGGTAGGTTGTTACCGCGACAGCGTTCAGATTTGGGTTCTTTAAACGCGAGGTCGCTACTTTAGTATCCTATTTTCGTTAATAACGCTAGCAGACATACCTGTGTCTTCATCGTAAGCGTTGGATTGGCGTTGGAGGTCGATCTTACTTACTTTATACAGTTTCGAATTCAAGTTCCGACCGGCAGCCGCCGTGGATGATAATACATGTAACACAGAAAAAGACCAGAACGTTGACAGTACAGTACGCAACCGAAGGACCCACAATAAGCGTGCAATTATACCTGATCCATATAGATGCTGATACTGGCAGTGGAAGGCGTGCAAATGCCTAACGATAGATGGAGCAAAGTAGATATCCTTAAACTGAAGGTGATGTTGGTCCTTGTATGGCTTCCAGAGTCGAATTCAAGAGTAGGGGTGAGAGGTATATCAGTGGGGTTTCCGCGCGACGAACCCGCGCAGTGATCTACACAAGTCCTTTCGTGCCTTCATTTCGTCGACGGGTTTCATGTCAACGGAGTTCCTCCAAACTCGCCAATCTGGTCGTTCACCTGGTGCCTCGGGCCATGTAAGCTCCGAGGCAAGATGCTCTCGCATTCCAATGCGATCCATCATGTCGCTGTTCGGCACTTGAATTGAAGGAATAGCTAAGCCCGGTGAGAAGATCACGTACCTTTCCCAGTTCGCCCATGCCCAATCAAAGCTTTCTTTTGCTATGGATTTGTTGGAAACCTGATAGCGCCCGTCTTTACGACGGCCAGTGGTGACCGGTGGTAGGTCTGGGCTATACATCCTTTCGTACTCAACCCATATCGCCTCTTTACAGCCTACTACCATTTGAACAGCTCTCGCCAAATGCATAGAAGCCCAGTTCGACGCAGATTTCCGGGATTGAGAGGTGCAGGAATCGCGACTTGCATGTTCTTCAGAATCCGAATGGCGGCTAGCTGTAGCATGAAGTTTAAAATGACTTTCGAGATCGAATGTTCCCGAGTCGCGAATTCTTGGAAGTCGTGAACCAGGTGAATTGGGCGGCAGTGGTATGTTTAACGGTGCATGCGTTTTGACATCAGTAAAGCATGATGAAAGATAAAAAGGGAGGACAGTGACAAGTTGAGAGGCTAAAAACCTATGAGAAAGCATCGCTTCCCAAGCCGATTTTAGTCTTGAGTGATCTTGAGGATGACTTTGGTACGCAAATGTGGGTATCGGGGTGGGGGGTAGAATGTAGCTATAAGACCGTGAGGAGAGCGGCGACTTGGAAGTGGAATAGGTTGACGGAGGTgaagaggtggaggtgggtGACTCCTGCAGTAGCGATAGATCAGGTTTTTTTAGTCGAGCTTTCGAGAGATAGATCGTCTTGACTGGGTATCCAAGGATTGGAAGAGGTTATAGAACTTCTGGCAGAAACACTCCCAGAGGGAAACGAGTCGATTAGTGGGAGGTCAATGTTCAAGGGAGCCGGCtgtggtcgtggtcgtggtcgtgaAGATTCGCCTGAGTCTTCATGAGAACCTTGCGTATAACGTACTACTGGTTGAGTTGTATACCGACCAGTGAGTGGGCGGGGTAACGTGGTAAGGAAAACGCTCGGTCATAGTCACCGGTATCTTCATCCTGGGACCCTGGTGCCTTCCCCATTCAGAAATACCTAGTTCGTTTACCTAGCTCCTGCCCTCGTCTCGTTCCGTCCACAAGACTTTTTTTCCCAAACTCACAACTTCACTACTATGTCTGATGCAGAGAAACCTGTCGTCGAGGCAGAAAGCAAAAAATCTACTTCCTTCCCTGAAGCCGATTTGACGAAGTACAAGGTTCGTACAACTATTTTTCCCCTTGGTCGTCCCCCTTACGTGCGATTACAATATTTTCGCTAGACGGCCGCAGATATCGTCCGCGATGTCATGAAAAAGCTAATCGAACTCGCCGTCGATGGAGCAAGAATCTTGGATCTTTGCATCGAAGGAGATAAGCTCATCGAGCAAGGAACTGGTGCGGTTTATAATAAAGCAGTTAAGGGAGTGAAAGTTCCAAAAGGTGCGATCATTAACCCTGTCTTTCTCATCCTCGAGTTCGCTCTAACTCTCTGAGTCCAGGTATTGCCTTCCCCACTAGCATCTCCGTCAACAACACCGTTTCCCACTTCTCACCTCTCGAGTGCGTGTCGTTTAGGTACCACCGATTATGACGATTTTAACCGATGTTCGGTCTCTTTCTGTTAATCCTAGGTCCGACCCCCAATCCTCGCAAACTTTAGCAAAAGACGATGTCGTGAAGATCCACATTGGAGCTCACATTGACGGTTTTGCTGCTGTCAGTGCTGAAACCATCGTCATCGGTGCCAGTAAAGAAAACCCCGTGGTGGGACGAAGGGCAGATGCTCTCAGTGCAGCATGGCATTCTGCTGAGATAGCTATGCGTTTAGTTAAAGCAGGAACCAAAAACTGGGCGGTCACGGAGGCCATACAGAAAGTTGCCTCGGCCTGGGATTGTAAACCAGTAGAGGGTGCGTGTATTGATGATCATGCCCGATCTAGACTAATGTTATAATCTCCCTCTTCATTTAGGTATGTTGTCTTGCCAGCAGACACAAAACGTAATCGACGGCAAGAAGCGAATCATATTGAACCCAAGCGAGGCTCAGAAGCGCGATTTCGAGGCTTGCACGTTTGCCGAGGGTGAAGTGTATGGCATCGACATCCTCGTCTCCACCGGGGAGGATGGAAAGGTCAGAAACTTTTGTTACTGAGTTGGAAAACTGGTTTATCGTCCGCATGCAGGCTCGTGTAGAAGAATCAAGGACCACGATCTACCAGAGGGATTCTAGTGTGACATATCAGCTCAAGATGAAGAACTCACGTGCGGTGTTCTCAGAGGTGCAGAAGAAGGCTGGCGCTTTCCCATTCAACATCCGTGTTCTCGAAGACGAGAAGCGTGCGCGTATGGGGTTGCAAGAAGCTGTCCAACACAGTCTGGTCAAGCCATATGAGGTTGTGTAAGTTATTCGAGGTGCCTTGTACCGTTTCATTCGCGTGTTCTGACTCACTTGAATAGATACGCGCCTTCTAACACTTTTGTCGCCGCCTACCACTTCACTATTGCACTCTTACCCAACGGGCCCTCACTCATTACTCATCCTCCCATCTGGTATAAGCCTGAACTTGTAAAGACGGAGAAGGAGCTTGAAGACGAGGAACTCAAAGACCTGTTAACGAAAAGTTTACGGGAGAGtaagaagaacaagaagaagGCGCAGGGAGCCAAAGAGGATTAAAGACTTGGTAAAAACACTTAAAGAATGGCCCATGTTGATTGATATTATATTGGAGGAAGAATGCTGCATTGGAAATCTGATCAAGTCTCGTTTCCCAAAGCTGATCACTTGAGTAAATTAACTTTGTATATCGTATGTCGTTGTAGCGGGTCAAAAATTTGAATATCATGAATGTCGCTGTTCGGCCTCTGTACCAAAATGTTCTATTGTACGGACTACGAGGGCGACGTTCTCCAGGAACGCATTGACTGTCAATCGTGCGAGACGTATTGTAAGTGTAGTGAATTCGCTATTGCAGAGTCTCAGTGAGAAATATTCCTTCATGGATCGGATTAACAAACGCGTGAAGTACGTTGCCTTCGACTAACATAGCTCTCTTTACCGCGTGAGGTTGTAGTTCAGGATCCACCTCGATAGAGCTTTTTGCTATCAAAGCATGCTTCTCCGAGGCAAAAGGTATCTGAACCGTACTGATTACACACGTTAAGCTGATTGATTTACAGATAAATATGAAACTTGCACTGTGTGCCATTCGCTCGTCGCTTCTGGagacatgatggtggtttTGAAGATGGAAGTACCGGATCATGTGTCAACAGCCAACAACAACAGTAGTGACACGTTTCCTGTCTAAGTATACACCACTTGATCTTGTACATTATTCGTATTGTACCTATGCCACATTAGCCTCCATGGCACGATTTTTCGGGATGTTTCTGCTTGACCCGAAGAATGAACCTCGTAGTACCCAGGCGGAGAATAGCTATCGCAACTATTGGCACCATCCTCGTGCACTCAAGAACATTCTAAACCACGGTCCCATATCATTCCATCCTTCGTCTTTCATTCGAGGAGGGTACCAACTATTACTCTCCAAGCAAGTAACCCTCTCCGGATGTGGCATCATTGCCAGCACCCTCCCATCTCGACTTTGTATGCCCGTCACACCACCTGGTGACGCATTCGGGTTCAAAGGGTAACGCGTGGTAGGGAGCCCTTTCGAGTCCACATACCTCACAGCAACCGCATTGGAAGAAGCACCAGAAGGTAAGAACGACGCTCTGCCTTCCCCATGTGCGATTGCAACAGGTAATTTCGAGTTCCTCATGTCTCGTAAAAAGACAGACCGACGAGTGACTGGGTTATCGACTACTTCGACCATGGAAACCCGTGCTTCGAATCGTTCTGAacgattggatttgaactctGGCCACTCTGTGGAGGTCGTGCCATGTGCTTGGGAAACATCATCGCCATCGCCATCGCCTAGGTCAACTCCTCCTCTAACCAACGCACTCAAGAATTGACATCCGTTACAAATGCCCAGTGTAAACGTGTCCTTCCTTCTAAAGAACCCCTCGAATTCCGCTCTTGCGCGTGAATTCATCAACACGGAATTTGCCCACCCTTTACCAGCACCCAAAACATCTCCATAGGAGAATCCGCCACAAGCGACTAGTCCGACAAAGTCCGAGAGTGATAGTGATTTGTGAGAGGACGCGGAGACCAGGGCGACGGCATTGGAAGAAGGTGTTGAGAATGAGGGAGTCAAATACCCAAGAATGTCCGACATATGCACGTCGACAGCCTCAAATCCAGCGGCATAGAAAGCCCAAGCCATTTCCACATGCCCGTTCACTCCTTGCTCTCTCAGCACCGCCACTTTTGGTCGGTGAACAAGAAGCTTTTCTGGAGAAGGGATCGGAGTCGATGCTCCCGCCGGAGAGGGCCTTCCTGTTATTGGTGAAGTGGGTCCAAAGGACGGCTCGTAGTAAATCCCTCGATAGCCGGCATCATCAATGAGAGCGAATTCCTCTTGGGCGCACTGTGCATTATCTCGGATCTGTTGCATCCTGAACGAAGTTTCGCTCCACAGCTTCTCCAGCGTCTCTCGGGTGTTGGTGTAGACCGGTTTTCCGTTGAGTGTGAAGATAATGTGTGCTTGCGTAGTAGGGGAACCAACCACATGCAACGATGTCTCGGTAGAGAAACCCGCAGACGTGAATACCTCTTTGAACTTCGCCAGGTCGCGCTTCCGAATCTGGAACAAAGCACCCAGTTCCTCATTGAAGAGTGCTCTCACCAgtgcctcttcctcctttgtAACATCATCCTGAACGACCGAGTCAAGAGAAATTTCAATTCCGCATCTCCCAGCGAATGCCATTTCAACCACACCGCCAAACAGACCACCGTCACTCCTATCATGATACGCCAATACCATTCCGGGATATTTGGCCCTTATAACCTGTGTCACTCGGAAGAACACGACGAAAGAGTCGGTGTCTGCTCCTGTTAAATCGGGCGTCGGTTCTTCAGAGTAGAAAGACAGTGAGACTTTCGGATAAAACACTTGTGCGAGTGATGAGCCTGCCATTCGTTGTTTACCCGAAGCGAGATCTACGAAGACGAGGATGGTCTCTGTTTCTTCGGCCACTTTAATTTGAGGCGTCCACGTTTCCCGAACGTCTTGGACAGCAGCGAACGCGGTAACGACGAGGGTTACAGGCGCTGATACCTCTTTCTCGATTTCGCGGTCTGTCCCAATGTGACATTTCAGACTAACTCCTTTGTTCAGATGAAAACACATACCGTCAACGTATTCTCTCCAGCCCATCCTCATGCTCATGCTGTCCTTCCCGACAGGAACGCCGACACCCAATTTGACAGCTAAATCCATACCTATGGCTTGTACTGCATCGTATAAAGCAGCTCCCTCACCGGATTTAGAGGCGGCCGACATCCAGTTACAACTCAGTTTGATTTTATTGAGGGGGTTGCCCGAGTTCTGTTGAAATAATCAAGATCTATAACGAATTGTACGCggggggaggaagagggaagCCAACTAACCTCCGAATCCCCGACACCACATCCAATATAAGCAGCAGCCAAATTGGTCAGTGATTCGGCGAGAGCCATTCGTGCCGAAGCACCTGGATCAAGCAAAGCCAACGGCGGCCTTTCACCTGACGAAAATGCCTCTCCCGCAAAACAACGCAGTCTCCCTGTTCCTACGGGGGTAGAGTAACCCGCCCGAACGACCGCTACATCCGCGACTGGAACTTGCCAAGGCCCTATCATCTGGTCTCTGGTTACCAATCCCGTAATGCTACGATCTCCAATGGTGATGAGGAAAGATTTGGACCCGATTGCAGGAAATTGGAGGAGGCGGGTTATTGCTTCTGAAAGGTCAATCTTTGGGGTCGCTTCACTTGAGTGGGTAACGAAGGATGCCGCGGGAGGAACGTGATTATCActtctcttcatcctctcgACGCCTCCGAATAGAACACTCATATCGACTCTGATAACGTCCTCCTGTCGTTCCTCATCTCGAACGACGAGAGTCTCGTTTAGGGTTGCATGGCCGACCAGGGAGTAGGGACACCTGGGATGTCTATTAGTAAAGGGGAAATTGGAGGAAGCCAATAAATAACCCCACCGTTCTCTACGACATATCTCTTCAAACACATTCAGAGCAATGCCATCCGCATCTGCGTCGATTGCGAGCACATAGCGCTCCTGCGATTCGTTACACCAAATTTCCATCGGCAACATTGAAGAATCCGCTAATGTCATCACTACCGTTAGATGAGCCAGAAAACCAAAGAGCATGTCGCTCACCAACAGCAATACGATTCAAATTGATGTAGGCTCCCAAACCTGAAT contains:
- a CDS encoding uncharacterized protein (MEROPS:MER0042827; BUSCO:EOG092608C4) produces the protein MLTIPGPSYLSTSKRQTLLKQLQGINQSIANVDAIYLHLVKLNGSHRLDIEQRDTLDRLLQYGENAGSRLGKKLEEKHPTSGQLLLFVLPRPGSISPWSSKATDIAGICNLGCVIQRIERGVVFLLTFNDDAKETEVVDISPFAPHLHDRMTQSIHRNILPPSEEIFHTSSMTKRKPLTTIDLLSHNTREGRVSVLRQANVDLGLALSDSDVEYLAKGYAETLQRNPTDAELFMFAQVNSEHCRHKIFNAEWTLDGEIMTGEGKRKDGSGGSLFGMIRNTEKSLNAQGKNNTISAYSDNAAVFEGHDAYRFSPAPSGSSTATSVLSYTPTSNSEPTPILIKVETHNHPTAVSPYPGAATGAGGEIRDESATGRGSRTKAGLVGFITSPLCIPDFTHDWEKDGERDGVGKPVHIASALDIMLEGPLGAADFSNEFGRPGLGGFWRVFLQREEATTNKITYRGYHKPVMLAGGMGTVRPELAVKPPPFPREPGADRERTAYKRKPVSPGTHLVVLGGPGMLIGLGGGAASSQQGVSKVSSKNEDSKKRQELDFGSVQRDNAEMERRAQGVIEGCVALAKNPILSIHDVGAGGLSNALPELVHDSGLGAYINLNRIAVADSSMLPMEIWCNESQERYVLAIDADADGIALNVFEEICRRERCPYSLVGHATLNETLVVRDEERQEDVIRVDMSVLFGGVERMKRSDNHVPPAASFVTHSSEATPKIDLSEAITRLLQFPAIGSKSFLITIGDRSITGLVTRDQMIGPWQVPVADVAVVRAGYSTPVGTGRLRCFAGEAFSSGERPPLALLDPGASARMALAESLTNLAAAYIGCGVGDSENSGNPLNKIKLSCNWMSAASKSGEGAALYDAVQAIGMDLAVKLGVGVPVGKDSMSMRMGWREYVDDREIEKEVSAPVTLVVTAFAAVQDVRETWTPQIKVAEETETILVFVDLASGKQRMAGSSLAQVFYPKVSLSFYSEEPTPDLTGADTDSFVVFFRVTQVIRAKYPGMVLAYHDRSDGGLFGGVVEMAFAGRCGIEISLDSVVQDDVTKEEEALVRALFNEELGALFQIRKRDLAKFKEVFTSAGFSTETSLHVVGSPTTQAHIIFTLNGKPVYTNTRETLEKLWSETSFRMQQIRDNAQCAQEEFALIDDAGYRGIYYEPSFGPTSPITGRPSPAGASTPIPSPEKLLVHRPKVAVLREQGVNGHVEMAWAFYAAGFEAVDVHMSDILGYLTPSFSTPSSNAVALVSASSHKSLSLSDFVGLVACGGFSYGDVLGAGKGWANSVLMNSRARAEFEGFFRRKDTFTLGICNGCQFLSALVRGGVDLGDGDGDDVSQAHGTTSTEWPEFKSNRSERFEARVSMVEVVDNPVTRRSVFLRDMRNSKLPVAIAHGEGRASFLPSGASSNAVAVRYVDSKGLPTTRYPLNPNASPGGVTGIQSRDGRVLAMMPHPERVTCLESNSWYPPRMKDEGWNDMGPWFRMFLSARGWCQ